In Felis catus isolate Fca126 chromosome C2, F.catus_Fca126_mat1.0, whole genome shotgun sequence, a single window of DNA contains:
- the LOC123380121 gene encoding uncharacterized protein LOC123380121, with the protein MCGTFQQEPWQVLGGLKWQLEILSSQDSHDDINSAAPWSPPSFLSLSSLSSLSGSAQKGPYEAAPLHLPLSSSLFSSLLFFPSSLHPPLPPSFFPSYLPTLSNPEPALPLVQKDLSPTILGTHAIVPVAPSKQIHQPWMLKGGSEDCTGTSFQPRVKAPLSPPLPPGTATEMCWFSHLKCAVSGNILFLPILKSRVTSSTLSLLLCKFGPLHSPHPLFTEDTSLLGDPGLSLFSGHFSLNLLPPLRRQMDVHPISQLVYGCGHWRGEGMHHLQAEGEAKMTAQGPYLKNNQVKMGTWSLRHRPRKEHHSTPVMVLKEVTERT; encoded by the exons ATGTGTGGCACATTTCAGCAAGAGCCCTGGCAGGTGCTGGGGGGGCTGAAATGGCAGTTAGAAATCCTAAGCTCCCAAGACAGCCATGATGATATCAATTCTGCTGCCCCTtggtcccctccctcctttctttctctgtcctctctctcctctttgtctGGTTCTGCCCAGAAAGGGCCATATGAAGCAGCCCcactccacctccctctctcttcctccctgttttcctccctccttttctttccttcctctctccatccacctctccctccctcgttctttccttcctatcttcCCACACTCAGCAATCCAGAGCCTGCCCTTCCTTTAGTCCAGAAAGATCTCTCTCCCACCATCCTGGGCACTCATGCTATAGTTCCAGTGGCCCCATCCAAGCAGATTCATCAGCCCTGGATGCTGAAGGGAGGCTCTGAGGATTGCACAGGGACTTCCTTCCAGCCAAGAGTCAAAgcccccctttccccacccctacctccaGGGACTGCTACAGAAATGTGCTGGTTTTCTCATCTCAAATGTGCTGTTTCTGGAAACATCTTGTTCCTTCCAATTCTCAAGTCCAGAGTGACTTCCTCCACCCTATCCCTTCTCCTGTGCAAGTTCGGCCCTCTCCATTCACCACACCCACTGTTTACAGAAGATACTTCCCTTCTGGGAGACCCTGGCCTGTCCTTGTTTTCTGGACACTTCTCTCTAAATTTGCTTCCTCCATTAAGGAGGCAG ATGGACGTTCACCCCATTTCTCAGCTGGTGTATGGGTGCGGCCActggagaggggaagggatgCATCACCTCCAGGCTGAGGGAG AGGCCAAGATGACTGCTCAAGGCCCATACCTCAAGAACAACCAAGTGAAGATGGGCACCTGGTCTCTGAGACACCGCCCCCGCAAGGAGCACCATTCTACACCCGTCATGGTTTTGAAGGAGGTCACTGAGAGGACATGA